TATACCACTGAATTTTTCCTCGGGCAGTGCTGGTGTACAAATGAATAGAGGAATACCAAGCTACTTCAGCGCTTACTCCAGCTCGCTAATTTAGCTGACAGCCTAAGGCCCACAGCATGTTGCTCCCCAATTGATAAGCCCCGAGTGCAACTAAGGCAACCCCTGCCCGGATGTCTAACCGAACAGCTCCTGCTTTATCGGAAATACTGTGTCCGGGTAACCCACTAAATCGACCAATAATGTGCGTGCCGTGGTGTCCAccaggagaaaaaaatttccCCAGTCCACCGCGCGCTCACAGGCCCGTGCTGTGCACTGTGGTTgttgtgtcttttttcatttttcttccactttTGTTTCCATTTTTTATACAACCAGATTTGTTCTTTTCCAAGAATCAATCATCGTATAACAATGCTTTCTGCTAGACCAGCCATCAGAGCAGCTGCTAGATCAGCTCTAGCTGCTAACATTGTTAGAGCTGCACCAAGAATTGTGAGTATCCACTCGCCCGCCAATCAATCGAAAGTGCCCTTGAGTGGCTGACAGGTATTTCCTCGGTGCCAATGTATCCAATGGCGTACTAAATGCCTTTGCCTTGGCTGCTGAGCTTGTTTGTGCCTTTCAATGGGAACTTTCATAAGGATTTTGCGGACAGCTTGTCATTTTTAAGTACTAACACAATTGCGACCTCGTCGCAAATAATACAGGCTAGACCTCTGTTATCCGCTAGATCGTATGCCACCGCCAAGGCTGCGCCAACCGAGGTTTCttccattttggagtccaaGATTAGAGGTGTTTCCGATGAGGCCAACTTGGACGAGACCGGAAGAGTTCTTTCCGTTGGGTAAGTACATAACATCGTGGAGAGTACGGATTGGTTCAGACTACACGAGATGATGAGTCTGGTTTTGCCAATGGCACGCCAGATCACCAGAATTAAAGGTGTGTTCACTATTTTGTTGGCCAATCATAGCCCACGAAATCTCATAACCTCAAATTTTTCCAAGGAATCTCAATCTGGATTTTCGCTACTCTCCGCACAGCCCGAAATTGTTTTACTAACCAGATCAGTGATGGTATCGCCAGAGTTTTCGGTTTGAACAACTGTCAAGCTGAGGAGTTGGTCGAGTTCGCCTCCGGTGTCAAGGGTATGGCTTTGAACTTGGAGCCTGGCCAGGTCGGTATTGTGTTGTTCGGTTCCGACAGAGAAGTCAAGGAGGGTGAGATTGTCAAGAGAACCGGTAAGATTGTCGATGTTCCAATCGGACCAGGTATGTTGGGAAGAGTTGTTGATGCTCTTGGTAACCCAATTGACGGTAAGGGACCAATCGAGGCCACTGGTTACGCTATCGCTCAATTGAAGGCCCCAGGTATTTTGCCAAGAAGATCCGTTTTCGAGCCAATGCAAACTGGTTTGAAGGCCGTTGATGCCTTGGTCCCAATTGGAAGAGGTCAGAGAGAATTGATCATTGGTGACAGACAAACTGGTAAGACTGCTGTTGCTCTTGACACCATCTTGAACCAAAAGAGATGGAACGATGGCAATGACGAGTCCAAGAAATTGTACTGTGTTTACGTTGCCGTTGGTCAAAAGAGATCCACCGTTGCTCAATTGGTCCAAACTTTGGAGCAAAACGACGCTATGAAGTACTCTATTGTGGTTGCCGCTACTGCTTCTGAGGCTGCTCCACT
This window of the Ogataea parapolymorpha DL-1 chromosome VII, whole genome shotgun sequence genome carries:
- a CDS encoding ATP synthase subunit alpha, mitochondrial, with translation MLSARPAIRAAARSALAANIVRAAPRIARPLLSARSYATAKAAPTEVSSILESKIRGVSDEANLDETGRVLSVGDGIARVFGLNNCQAEELVEFASGVKGMALNLEPGQVGIVLFGSDREVKEGEIVKRTGKIVDVPIGPGMLGRVVDALGNPIDGKGPIEATGYAIAQLKAPGILPRRSVFEPMQTGLKAVDALVPIGRGQRELIIGDRQTGKTAVALDTILNQKRWNDGNDESKKLYCVYVAVGQKRSTVAQLVQTLEQNDAMKYSIVVAATASEAAPLQYLAPFTACAIAEWFRDNGKHALIVYDDLSKQAVAYRQLSLLLRRPPGREAYPGDVFYLHSRLLERAAKMSDAHGGGSLTALPVIETQGGDVSAYIPTNVISITDGQIFLEAELFYKGIRPAINVGLSVSRVGSAAQVKAMKQVAGSLKLFLAQYREVAAFAQFGSDLDASTKQTLSRGERLTQLLKQKQYSPQASEEQVPVIYAGVNGFLDNIPIERIQEFEEQFVAYLKANEGDILEAIRTKGELSSELLDKLKSATETFVATF